The following coding sequences lie in one Desulfuromonadales bacterium genomic window:
- a CDS encoding HEAT repeat domain-containing protein — MQKEQEKRKCLENALKGLIKLIKAVGFYPPAHPALKAAANEAHAGFYPLMENAPPLVILVRREGFFLEEDPVGPDNPILKKLSSFLFSRRIQRLTILQDLSSRDLKAFASCLTLEPAKILKAGGIQEALQKALVSTLWVNEVDLAKIQARKEELETEKDRLISQELDDAVEALSADQTEVKQEGESEPAEVRDLKNVIDELQRERSDQRFQQLLQELVPLVPPNLKESSRLLVLQGLTLLCKNASEQQKSEARREHSRHALKQIQTDAFFDFMLSFLCARDLEKETREQVFRVLFFFGGGMARRIMERLAVESDAQARKLLSDALIHRGPAAIPVLIEYLGDDRWYVVRNAVAILGELRAQTVVAHFHPLFGHLDVRVRREAIRALTRIGGNDAVEILLQIVQKGDPDLRPHALLSLGAMKNPAAIPTLLRIVEQPDPWVKMAEIKKEAIRALGEIGSAEAIPALLAILKHRKFWRRALFDELRAVAALSLGDIGHASAAEPLTAAAEDRSSVVARAAVQALKQLRKV, encoded by the coding sequence GTGCAGAAAGAGCAAGAAAAGCGTAAATGCCTGGAAAACGCACTGAAGGGCTTGATCAAGCTGATCAAAGCGGTCGGGTTTTATCCGCCTGCGCACCCTGCGCTCAAGGCGGCCGCCAACGAGGCACACGCAGGCTTCTACCCACTTATGGAGAACGCTCCCCCTCTTGTCATCCTGGTTCGACGGGAGGGTTTTTTTCTCGAAGAGGACCCTGTCGGTCCCGACAATCCCATCCTGAAGAAACTCTCGTCGTTTCTCTTTTCCCGCCGCATCCAGCGCCTTACCATCCTGCAGGATCTCTCCAGTCGAGACCTCAAGGCCTTTGCCAGCTGTTTGACCCTTGAGCCGGCGAAAATATTGAAAGCAGGAGGCATTCAGGAAGCTCTCCAGAAAGCTCTGGTCTCCACTCTGTGGGTCAACGAGGTGGATCTGGCGAAAATTCAGGCCCGCAAGGAAGAACTGGAAACCGAAAAAGATCGGCTCATCAGCCAGGAGCTCGACGATGCGGTTGAAGCCCTTTCCGCCGACCAGACTGAAGTGAAACAGGAAGGGGAGAGTGAGCCGGCTGAAGTCAGGGACCTGAAGAACGTGATCGACGAGCTGCAGCGTGAACGGTCGGATCAGCGATTCCAGCAGTTGCTGCAGGAGCTTGTCCCCCTGGTCCCGCCGAACCTGAAAGAATCAAGCCGGCTTCTCGTCCTTCAGGGACTCACTCTGCTCTGCAAAAATGCCAGCGAACAGCAGAAGTCCGAGGCACGGCGAGAACATTCCAGGCACGCTCTGAAACAGATCCAGACCGATGCGTTTTTCGATTTCATGCTTTCCTTCCTCTGCGCCCGGGATCTTGAGAAAGAGACGAGGGAGCAGGTATTCCGCGTTCTTTTTTTCTTTGGGGGGGGGATGGCCCGCCGGATCATGGAGCGACTCGCCGTCGAGAGCGACGCGCAGGCGCGCAAGCTCCTTTCCGATGCACTGATTCATCGAGGGCCTGCCGCCATCCCCGTGCTTATCGAATACCTTGGCGATGACCGCTGGTATGTAGTGCGCAATGCCGTGGCGATCCTCGGGGAACTCCGTGCACAAACAGTCGTTGCGCACTTCCACCCCCTCTTCGGGCACCTTGACGTTCGCGTCCGCCGGGAGGCCATCCGGGCACTGACCCGGATTGGCGGCAACGACGCCGTCGAGATTCTTCTGCAGATCGTGCAGAAGGGAGACCCGGACCTGCGCCCTCACGCCCTGCTTTCCCTGGGCGCCATGAAAAACCCGGCAGCAATTCCTACGCTGCTGCGGATCGTAGAACAACCGGACCCCTGGGTCAAAATGGCGGAGATAAAAAAGGAGGCGATCCGAGCTTTGGGTGAGATCGGCTCGGCTGAAGCCATTCCCGCCCTGCTGGCAATCCTGAAGCATCGCAAATTCTGGCGACGTGCCCTGTTCGATGAACTGCGGGCCGTCGCCGCCCTTTCTCTCGGCGACATCGGCCATGCCAGTGCCGCAGAGCCCCTCACGGCGGCGGCGGAGGATCGTTCATCGGTTGTGGCACGAGCTGCCGTCCAGGCGCTTAAACAGCTCAGAAAGGTCTAG